In Oncorhynchus kisutch isolate 150728-3 linkage group LG11, Okis_V2, whole genome shotgun sequence, the genomic stretch aactccagtgtagatttggccttgagttttaggttattgtcctgctgaaaggggatttcatctcccagtgtttggtggaaagcagactgaaccaggttttcctttatgATTTTGTCTgtacttagctccattccatttctcttttattctgaaaaactccccagaccttaatgattacaaacgtacccataacatgatgcagccaccactatgcttgaaaatatggagagtgctactcagtaatgtgttgtcttggatttgcctcaaacataacactttgtgttcaggacaaaaagttatttggcacattttttgcagtattaatttagtgccttgttgcaaacaggatgcatgttttggaatatttggggtattgtgtaggccagtgacacaaaatctacatttaatccattttaaattcaggctgaaacacaacaaaatgtggaaggggtgtgaatactttctgaagagaCTGTATGCAGAATGTTCCCATAATTAACAAAAAACTGGACATTCAAACATCTGGGGAATATTACTAAAACTTTCTCTATCCCTAGAATTGTTATCTTGGattttatggctgatttaagatgttACGGTCAATCCgcagtgttttctttctttatttacCTCGTGAAATGGGAAAACATTTATTGATGAAGTTGATCATGTGCTCTTGATAACAGAGTGATAGAATTAGGGGAAATCAAAAATACGTTTTGGGACCATGTCACACTTCTTAAAAGTcaccgaattggtggaacgacccaataACCTCTTTAATCTGCCTCTTAGTGATGATAGCTGTGTTTAAGTGTACCTCAATTACTGTATATAGTTCCAGAAATTGTGTATTAACCCCCTAAATGCACCTGGATTCAGTATGTATTGATTTAGCATGCAATGTGTGAGAAGTGTGAGTAAGAGTATAAGGTCAAAGACATTTGTTTCAaaactttatttctctctctttgagcaTATATTTACAATATAACTTGGCAAAAACAAAGCAAAGTACAGTGGTTGTATTTTGAACTTTAGTTTCACCAAATAAATCTATACAAGGCTCCTCTAAACCAAACAAAATGACTGTTGTTGATTCTATAATTTGTGCAGGGGTTGCATATGCAATCTTAGCTGTACATCTGGACTGTATCCTTGACAACTGATGCTGATATGCACAAAGTGCATATAATTTTCACCCATTATTTACAGAGCAAGAAAATTAACAAAGATAGTACGTGAATGGTTTCAGATTTAGTTGCAATCTCAGAATGGGTAGGCCTTAACACCAGCAGCATGCTTTTGGGGTATTTTTCATATCAAAACTTGTCTCAAAAGTGTTTTCACTTGTTGGTGGTTCTTTGTGTCCTGTCTAAGCTGTTTCGTTCTGCTCTATGTTGGCCACCAGGCCCTTGGTGTCCACAGTGGCTGTTGGGCGGATAGGGTTGTTGAAGTACAAGGTGTTGTCGAAAGTACACTCTCCCAGGACGGGGGTAGGTATCCGTTTGCGGAGTAGGAAGGCTCCGAGTCCTACCACTGTGATTATCACCAAGACGACTGCCACAGCGATGCCGGCATAACCATGGGGAGCTTCCTCCACTAGGGGAGCTAGAAGAAAGGAAGTCACAGTGTTATTGGCAAAATTATTGGTGGGATTGGTTTTAGGCCCTATATAATGTTCAGACATGTGGAGTagagtgaagttgcccctagacgctgatcttggatcagttttgcattttctCCACTAATGGTTATGGATTGGGTGAGGGGAAACTGATCCCAGGACTATGCCCTGGAGCAAGAAAAGCATTGATTTGACTGTCAAAACTGATCAAATGTTTCATTCTTTACGCTAACCAATTATATCTGCTGTGAGATACTCACCAGCAACTGGTTGCTTCTCTGTTGGTGTGATGACTGCAAAAGAAAGAGATAAAGTTGTTCATAAAACATAATTGCAAGACAATTCTAAGCTGATACAACAAACACAGGATTTCTTGAATAATGACACTGATATCATCCCATCTTAAATACTTGAATCTGTCAGCTGAGTCCGACTCACCTTTGGCTGTTTTGCAGATGTACGACTTGTACCGGTTGCAGCTGTTAGTGCTCCACAGACCACTATCAGACTGGATCTCCACACATTGTTCTCCACTCTTTGGCATCCCTTGTTTCCAGTTGGTATAGTCCACCACACTGTTGTCAATCCACATCCAGTCACCTGGAACAAGAACAATGGGTCAAACCTATATCCTTTGACATGGGTGATTCATTGCCATTGAACAACTATAAATCGATAAACATGGTTGTGAAGAAACGCAAGACGTGGGTTCCCTTCAGGGGTTACTGCTATGCCTTCCTCAATTCTGTGGTGGACAACTGGGCCCACGCCACTGTGGAGATCACCAGGTCAGACAAGGCATTTACTCCATTGGTTGTGAAATTGGGACATAATCTTAGAATTGCAAGGTACTGTACTTGCCAAATTCGGGTAATTCCGGTAATTGTCCGGTAATTTTTCCTGAATTCcttggttttccagaaatcctgtttGGGAATTTGGGTAAATGTCGCTGAATTTTGTAACTGTAGGTACTGACCTTCGTGGCTCTTGTGCATGCCAATCCAGAATGACTTGGATCCGTCCTGCAGTAGCTCAAGGTTCTTCTGGATGAAGCTGGCCTCCAAGGGATCCTCGACACTCACCAGGGATGCTCCTGTTGTCAGAGAAACTTACTACACgtattcatcatcatcaccatcaatcACTTTGAATTTCTTGCATTCAATTCATGAATATGTTCATATGCTCTACATTCAATTAAGACATTGGGTATGTCTCAAATAGCACCCCatttcctatgtagtgtactacatgCCGTTTGGGACGCTATTCCATTGTGGTCTGAATGACAGTTGGTATAAAGGAGGTGAAGTGTGTACCCATTCGGAGACATTCCACAGTGGCGTGGGCCCAGTTGTCCACCACAGAGTTGAGGAAGGCGTAGCAGTAACCCCTGAAGGGAACCCACGTCTTGCGTTTCTTGGGCTGGGGGCAGTTGCCAGGGAGCTGAGGGGGCTGGCTGGGGGCTATGTCTTTAAAAGAGGCCAGAGAAGTTCACATACTGAAGTTGATGTACATGAGATGTATATGGTCAATGTCGGCAAAACTGATACATTACTGCATACAACACTTTTAAAAGACACACTTTTGGATTGATCAAGCATTAAACACAGACATTGTGGGTAAATGGAGTAAAGGCCTTGTCTGACCTGGTGATCTCTTGCACAGTGAGGAGTAGGTGTTACTACAGTCGCCTGTCTTCCACTTGGCGTCTGTATCCATGTAAACACAGGCCATATTGTTCTTTGGCTCATCTTCACCCCATTTGGTGTAAGATAGAGGCCAGTTATCCACCCACTTAAAATGCCCTTcagtctgagagacagagacaaagacaacaAAACACAATGGGGGCAAGGTCCAGCTGAAAACTTACAGGTTTAAAAACACAAAACCGCTTTGGTTTCTTAAATTAACACGTCAGAGTAGGAGATCCAATGGATAACAGTGGGAGATCATATCAATGCTAAGTCCTCTTTGGAGCTACACTAGCTCTTAAACCAAAGCCAGAGTCCTAAAAACTAGGTCATTTTTTTACATGCTGTGACTTGTAAAAATGAATTTTAAGAttgtacatttatttaactatgcaagtcagttaagaacaaattcttattttcattgacgtcctaggaatagtgggttaactgccttgttcaggggcagataacagatttataccttgtcatctcggggagtcgatcttgcaacctttcggttatgagtccaacgctctaaccactaggctacactgccgccccaagaTCACAAAGCTCCATAATTATAATTAGTCTGATCAACATATTGTTTAGAATATTTAGTCTCTGTAACCCAAATGATTGGCATAGAGCAATGTCAGTACCATAGCAggctagcggttagagcgttggaccagtaaccggtAGGttactgacaaggtacaaatctgttgctCTGCGcccgagcaaggcagttaactcccAGGTtccgtggatgtcgattaaggcacctctctgattcagaggggttgggttaaatgcagaagacacatttcagttaaatACATTCagctggacaactgactaggtgtcccacTTTCCTCCTCTTTTACCAAATTGTTGTTGAGGCCAATCCACACGGGCCCATTGTATTTTTGGATCTGCATTGTGATGAAGGCCTGGGTGATGGGGTTCAGGATGCTAGCCATCTCTGCATCGTCTGCTTTACATTGCCTCTGGGCCTCGTCCCAGTTCATCTTCTGGACCACCAGTTTGAAGGAGTCATTTCCCAGCTTGTAGAACGTCTTCGTTGACTCTGTGGTGGCAGGGACCACAATCTGAGAATCTGAAACCAAAGGAGACTTGTTGGAGGGGAACCTAAAGAGGGATACTCTATTGGACCACACACCGAAGAATTGGATTTGAACAGCCTCACTAGGGTTGTCGATTTCTGGAGGTTCTCCAGAAATGCTGCTTGGAGGATTCacggatttctggaaaacctggggatTTTgagaaagttactggaattttgcaaaCCTAGAGCTGCCTCACTGAACTATGGCTTCTTCTCACCAATATTCCTTTTGCAGATGAAACCACGGGATACTAAGCAGTCCTCAACCTTCCACATTCCTGTCTGTTTTTGAGAGCTGCCCACCAGAACCACACAGTCAAACACCTGGAAGAGAGATTGGGAAGGAGATGAAAAGGTTAGATCCCTCTTCAGAATTCTCATTTGACTGGTTAAAGCCGTTTTGCATTTGGATTGATTGACAATAAGTCAATCAAAATCCCAAAGCCTAACATGTAAAGGTTCCCAAACCCAGATTGAAGGCGCAGTTCTGGATTAAAAATAATTCTCAATAAAGAATCTTCCTTGAAAGTAGATTTTAGTCTACCTACTTTCAAGGGGGATTCTCTATTCAGAACCATTTTTAATCTGTTTCCAGGAAGTCACTTAATCTGTGTTCAGCAAACAGTTATTTTTACTGTAAGTCTTGTACCTCTTCCATAAATGAATATCGTCCGTCTGGCACTGACGTTGGATGCCCTTTTGCCCAGTTGGTATAGGAAACCCCTCTCCCCTCCGTCCATAGGAAGCGCATCTCCCAGTTGATGTCGTTCAGACCTATCCAAATGTCCTGGGGATTCCCAAGCATCTGGGTGGTAAGGAATGCTGGGAGGAAGACCAGTCAGAACAATGAAGAGTCAGCAAGTGAATCCATATATACTgtttacataaaaatatttatcaACCCCTGTTCCATTGGTTAGCATTTCAATTATTTGTTAACCAATGTCTATAAGATTTCTTGTTGCATGCTTATAATTGCACAAATCCTCAATATAATTGAACACACAAAATTTGACAGAATTTTAATAGCATGGTTTTATGCTAAATTACTTTTAGAGAATTTCAATGTTCATTCTATTTCATTCTACCTTGGGCAATGCCAATGTCTCAGGTAGCTTTAGCAGTGAGGTGTAAAGGGATAGACTTCTCACCCACCTTGCTCTTTCTCGCTGAGGACAGAGGCCAGGTTCCCTCCCTGGTTAATGCAGTAGGTTCTGGCCTCCTGCCACGGCTTCTTATCACTGTCTCCAATGAATTTGTAGCACTGTGGAAACATGATGCatcatagtagtgcactatgaggggaataaggtgccatttgggatggaggcAATGACTCaactctccacacacacatcatcactcGGGACTTGATTTTTTTCCTTGACACATGATAAGGAAAGTAGTTTGTGTGAGGTTTTCTCTCCTGGTGCACCatacagttatacagtatgtaGCCTACGGTATGATTTTATagtatgtggtggtggtactgtagtagtgtagcagtTACCTTCCCCTGGAAAGCAATCCATTCTGGGACACAACCTCCCTTGGGTACAGTGGTGGGGGCCATGGTCGTGTTAGTGAAACTGGTGGTTCTTTTACAAATGGAGGCCAGCTCTACGCCACAGTTGATGTCATTCCAGTACCCTAGAGATGCAGAGAAACAAAGAGACACAACCCGATATAGACCCAGCTTACAAAATGACATCCTGGGAGCGTCCCCTGAATGTTAGTGAAAGTCCCATGGACGTTGCAGTATGACAACACTGTAACGAGAGCATAACTGCTAAATCCCTCTGGAATTAGACGTACCCATACTCTTGTATATTGTCACACAGTTCTCATCGTTGTTGGCGAAGTTGGGTTCGTTTTGATCCCACGCGGTAAACACAACAGGAGACCCATCCAACCAGctgaaacatacagtacacaaaccCAGTCTGAACTGTGAGCATCTATTCAATCAACTACACACCTTGAAAGCACACGTTTCTCCACTCGGCAGAGAAGCACAGATTTCAGGCATGTTCACTGGACTGTGACAAACAAAACATGCTCATGCACAAATATCTCTGAAAAGAGGTGGTAGGACTTCAGGTTGTTTTAAATGTCCAGGCAACAGTCAACAGTCATTTTACATACCTAAAAGACTTATCCAAACCAACGGTCATTCCAATGTAATATTGTCCCTCGGATCCTCTAGATATCTGGAAAAAAGTTGCAACTCTTTGAGGAAACAACCATTTCTAGATTGAACATTTCAGTGACACTTGTTGTCATCCTGTCATCCTGTGTAAAATCCTCTCTTTATCAGATCCCAAGAACCAAAGCTTTTCAGACATCACAGGACTGCatatacacaaatataaacacaacatgtaaagttttggtctcatgtttcatgagctgaaataaaagatcccagaaatgttcagcAACgtacaaaaaagcttatttctctcaattttagtgtacacatttgtttacatccctgttagtgagcatttctcctttgtcaagataatccatccaccaggtaggtgtggcatatcaagaagctgatcaaacagtgtgatcattatacaggtgcaccttgtggtgGGGACAAtgaaaaggccactctaaaatgtgcagttttgtcatacaacccaatgccacagatgtctcaagttttgagggaacgtgcaattagcatgctgactccaggaatgttcaccagagctgttgccagatcattgAATATTCAGTTCTCTACAATatgccgcctccaatgtcattttagagaatgacGTCCAACCGACGTCACAACTGCAGACTACGTGTATGGCGTCTTGTGGGTGAGACAACAATGTGAAGAGAGTGCACTATGGTGGCGGCGGGTttattatggtatgggcaggcataagctacagacaacgaacacaattgcattttatagaCTGTGACGATATCCTGAGgcccatcacctcatgtttcagcatgataatgcaaggcccaatgttgcaaggatctgtacacaattcctggaagctgaaaatgtcccagttcttccatggcctacatactcaccagTTATGTCACcatttgagcatgtttgggatgctctggatcaacttgttcaacagccagtTCCAGTtcttgccaatatccagcaacttcgcacagccattgaagaggaatgggacaacattccatcaGCCTGATCACCTCTATGCGAAGGAAATGcgtcatgctgcatgaggcaaatggtgggcacaccagatactgactggtattctgatccacgcccctacattttttcaaggtatctgtgaccaatagatTCAAATCAGTATTCCCagtgatgtgaaatccatagattagggcctaattcatgtATTTAATCGACAGAtttacttacagtaccagtcaagtttggacacacctactcattcaagggtttttctttatttttactgttttctactttttgaataatagtgaagacatcaacacatatgaaataacacatatggaatcatgtagtaaccaaaaaagttttaaacaaatctaaatatattttatatttgagattcttcaaagtagccaccctttgccttgatgacatctttgcacactgttgtcattctctcaaccagcttcatgaggtagtcacctgggatgcatttcaattaacgagGTGTGCCTTGTAACAAGTTCAgatgtggaatttatttccttcttaattaatacatttgagctaatcagttgtgttgtgacaaggtaggggtggtatacagaagatagccctatttggtaaaaaaacaagtaagtattatggcaagaacagctcaaataaccaaagagaaacgacagtccatcattactttacgaCATGATAGACAGTCAATTCGGAAAATAAATTTttgtccaaataaatgcttcacagagttcaagtaacagacacatctcaacatcaactgttcagaggagactgtgtgaatcaggccttcatggtagaattactacaaagaaaccactactaaaggacaataataataagaagagattgatttgggccaagaaacacaagcaatggtcattagaccggtggaaatctgtcctttggtctgatgagaccaaccgccgtatctttgtgagacgcagagtatgtgaacggatgatcctcatatgtgtggttcccagcatgaagcatggagggggaggTGTAATGGTACTTTGTTGATGACACTGTtggttatttatttagaattcaaggcacactcaaccagcatggctaccacagcattctgcagcgatacgccatctcatctggtttgcgcttagtgggactctcatttgtttttcaacagaacaatgacccaaaacactcctccaggttgtgtaagggctatttgaccaagaaggagagggatggagtgctgcatcagatgacctggcctccacaatcacccgacctcaacccaattgagatggtttgggatgagttggaccacagagtgaaggaaacacagccaacaagttctcagcatatctGGGACCTCCTTCAAGACTTGGAAAAgcgttccaggtgaagctggttgagagaatgccaagagtgtgcaaagctgtcatcaaggcaaaaggtggccactttaaagaatctcaaatataaaatatatttggatttgtttaacacttttttggttactacatgattccatatgtgttatttcatagtagtGATGTGTATACTATTATTctattatgtagaaaatagtaaaaataaagaaaaagtgtccaaacatttgactggtactgtatatgaactGACATTttttcatgttgcatttatatttttgttcagtatagaagcGTCTACCTGTTTCCATATAaacttcctctcgctctctgcagTAATGACCACCAGATCACCAAAGTTCTTTTTACAGAATTCTCTCGCCTCGTCCATGGGGAGATTCTCAGTGTTGAAGAAATACTGAGTGTCGTTGTACTCAATCCAGCCGTCCTTTGTAGTGTTGTACACTGAAAAGGCATGTAAAAAAGGAGTACATTTCCTGTTAGGCATTTTTAATAGTACATTTTCACAGAGTACATTTTCTCTTAGTGTTTGTGTTGAACTATGCTTCGCAAACTAAATGATCGAAGAAGGTGTGCTATACATTATGTGCAGTGATTCATTTAACTTAAGGGAAAGGCCAAGAGCTTGAAGGAGAGCAGGGATAGTGAGAAGGAGGAAGTGGAGACAGGAAGTGGAGGAATGAGAAACAGGAAACTGGACATATTCCTAAGATCCTATGCATTACCTGGCTCAACTTGAGTGGGATGGGGCTTTGGGGTAACCCCTGTGGATACCAAAAAAGGTTTGGGTGAGCACATCTGCAAGGTTGAGGGTCAAAATTCTATGTTCATGAATAGTTTCATGACTGACATGAACTGCATGCCCATTGggcacacacactggttgaatcaatgttgtttaaacgtcatttcaatgaaatggcgttgaaccaacgtggaatagatgttgaattgacgtctgtgcccagtggccGGTGAAGTCAGTGCTCCAGATATGGTCTACTGTACCTTTGCGAATCTCGCAAATCCAGTCATTGTAGGCATCACAGTGTCGATCATTCCAGTGGCGTCCGTAGTAAAACTGGACCTCTGCGCATTTTTCGTTATCGTTGTAGTTGTTTGGTTCTCCAAATCCCCAATTCTCATAGCTGAACTGGAGAACAACATCGGAATAATGTTACACAGTAGCATtgtatggtgtccatattagCCTCAGGCTGAGGCTCTTCTTATATGAACACCATAGTACTGTATGAACTTTCATTCCCTTTAAAGACAATGACTGCAAATCAATGATTGAAACAAGAGTAGTGAGTAATAAACTACTTCTAAGGAGAAGGAATATCACAGCAAAGATGAGGTGGCAGGCTACTCACTGCTGATCCGTCAGCCCAGACGAAACCTGCGGAGGGATCCAGATTGCTGAGGCCAATCCAGGCTGCATCAGAGGAATGATACCTGAACAGAGAGAATGATTTTGACTTCAACCACAGACAGTGGTTAATAGGACCACACTGGTTTTGACTGATACTCATGAAAACAGAGACAGTTATGAGGATAACTTACGGAGAGCCGTTCAGGTCTGTGGCACTGTGAATGCTCATCAGATCCCCACCAATGGCCTTGCAGAATTCCCGCGCCTCTGACCATGACTTCTTGTTTTCAGTCTCTTTTCTGTGAAGCTTATTGAGGGGAGAGAAAATTATTATTGATGaattattaattaattattaaAATAAAGGATTATCAATGATTTCATGCTCATTGATTAAATTATTGATAAAAACAATAACTATTCACTTAAATTCACTGATCAAAGTGTTTGTTTCACATACAGAACATGTACAGCATGTTCCCCAACTGTACCTTGTAACAGACATTCCTTTTAGCAGCAGGTGACCACCCAGAAGGACAGCTCAGTGCCGGGGTGGTGGGAGGGGTCATTGTTGATGTGACGCCCTCCGCCATTTTCTTACAGATGTACTTCTCCTTGTTGCTGCAGCTGACCACATCCCACAGTCCCGCAAACATTCCAGTTGTCATAGCTACGCAGCCTTGTTTTCTGTCTTTTTTCAAACACACAGAAAGTTGAGAAAAATTGAGTAGTTTAATTTGGTTCCAACATTTGCCATGCAGTTAAGGTGTGGCAGAAAGTAGTCCTCTAATACCGCCGTCGTCATACCAATGACAGTTCCTGCTacaatctgtcacgccctggccgtagataggcttttattctctattttggttaggccagggtgtgactaggttgGGCAtcctagtttctttatttctggGCAAAGGCTGGAGAGTATTGGTGTCCAAGGGAGGAGATAGAGGCGGCGAAAGCAGAGCGGCGACAATACGAGGAGTTTGCACAGCGgagcaggcacgagaggcagcccccccaaaAATTGTGGGGGagcacacgaggagattggctgagtcaggttggagacctgagccaactccccgtgcttaccgtggggagagtgtgactggtcaggcaccgtgttatgcagtgatgcgtacggtgtctccagtgcgcactCATAGCCCGGTGTGCTAtattccagctccccgcatcggccgggctagagtgggcatacagccaggacggatggtgccggc encodes the following:
- the LOC109899493 gene encoding macrophage mannose receptor 1 isoform X2; translation: MASSPSLAVLLCLMHALCCTAEIDSSSFLIYNQDHNKCVVAVSASQVTVAPCDHTSQNQQFRWASQSRLLSISLKLCLGAQDLKDWVKVLLFPCDEKSELQYWQCKNETLFGLKDKALHLNYGNRNEKNMMIYQGSGSWSCWKMYGTQKDLCSKGYQEVFTLGGNAFGSPCQFPFQFGEKWYAECTPQGRSDGQLWCATETDYNKAKKWGFCPSKSSSGWDSDPVTGVLYQRNTQSVLTWHQARKSCQQQGADLLSIVELHEQTYISGLTNILGTSLWIGLNSLDFEAGWQWSNGNPFRYLNWAPGHPSTEPGLSCATLNAGKASKWETNECSKKLGYICRKGNSTTLASAPIGKDQPTFCTSHWIPYAGHCYYLQRTKKMWRDALAACHKDGGDLASIHNIEEQSFIISQSGYTATDELWIGLNDQRNALLFEWTDRSHVTFSHWQTGEPSHGANLQEDCVLIRGKDGKWADNLCEKTYGYMCKKKASTKPVAGAPEEDSPGCKLGWIRYGSYCYNVGSETKTFDEAKQTCQRSDSILVEVADRYENAFLVSLVGLRPEKYFWTGLSNMADIDTFKWTSSSEVKFTHFNVGMPDRKQGCVAMTTGMFAGLWDVVSCSNKEKYICKKMAEGVTSTMTPPTTPALSCPSGWSPAAKRNVCYKLHRKETENKKSWSEAREFCKAIGGDLMSIHSATDLNGSPYHSSDAAWIGLSNLDPSAGFVWADGSAFSYENWGFGEPNNYNDNEKCAEVQFYYGRHWNDRHCDAYNDWICEIRKGVTPKPHPTQVEPVYNTTKDGWIEYNDTQYFFNTENLPMDEAREFCKKNFGDLVVITAESERKFIWKQISRGSEGQYYIGMTVGLDKSFSWLDGSPVVFTAWDQNEPNFANNDENCVTIYKSMGYWNDINCGVELASICKRTTSFTNTTMAPTTVPKGGCVPEWIAFQGKCYKFIGDSDKKPWQEARTYCINQGGNLASVLSEKEQAFLTTQMLGNPQDIWIGLNDINWEMRFLWTEGRGVSYTNWAKGHPTSVPDGRYSFMEEVFDCVVLVGSSQKQTGMWKVEDCLVSRGFICKRNIDSQIVVPATTESTKTFYKLGNDSFKLVVQKMNWDEAQRQCKADDAEMASILNPITQAFITMQIQKYNGPVWIGLNNNLTEGHFKWVDNWPLSYTKWGEDEPKNNMACVYMDTDAKWKTGDCSNTYSSLCKRSPDIAPSQPPQLPGNCPQPKKRKTWVPFRGYCYAFLNSVVDNWAHATVECLRMGASLVSVEDPLEASFIQKNLELLQDGSKSFWIGMHKSHEGDWMWIDNSVVDYTNWKQGMPKSGEQCVEIQSDSGLWSTNSCNRYKSYICKTAKVITPTEKQPVAAPLVEEAPHGYAGIAVAVVLVIITVVGLGAFLLRKRIPTPVLGECTFDNTLYFNNPIRPTATVDTKGLVANIEQNETA
- the LOC109899493 gene encoding macrophage mannose receptor 1 isoform X1; this translates as MASSPSLAVLLCLMHALCCTAEIDSSSFLIYNQDHNKCVVAVSASQVTVAPCDHTSQNQQFRWASQSRLLSISLKLCLGAQDLKDWVKVLLFPCDEKSELQYWQCKNETLFGLKDKALHLNYGNRNEKNMMIYQGSGSWSCWKMYGTQKDLCSKGYQEVFTLGGNAFGSPCQFPFQFGEKWYAECTPQGRSDGQLWCATETDYNKAKKWGFCPSKSSSGWDSDPVTGVLYQRNTQSVLTWHQARKSCQQQGADLLSIVELHEQTYISGLTNILGTSLWIGLNSLDFEAGWQWSNGNPFRYLNWAPGHPSTEPGLSCATLNAGKASKWETNECSKKLGYICRKGNSTTLASAPIVGKDQPTFCTSHWIPYAGHCYYLQRTKKMWRDALAACHKDGGDLASIHNIEEQSFIISQSGYTATDELWIGLNDQRNALLFEWTDRSHVTFSHWQTGEPSHGANLQEDCVLIRGKDGKWADNLCEKTYGYMCKKKASTKPVAGAPEEDSPGCKLGWIRYGSYCYNVGSETKTFDEAKQTCQRSDSILVEVADRYENAFLVSLVGLRPEKYFWTGLSNMADIDTFKWTSSSEVKFTHFNVGMPDRKQGCVAMTTGMFAGLWDVVSCSNKEKYICKKMAEGVTSTMTPPTTPALSCPSGWSPAAKRNVCYKLHRKETENKKSWSEAREFCKAIGGDLMSIHSATDLNGSPYHSSDAAWIGLSNLDPSAGFVWADGSAFSYENWGFGEPNNYNDNEKCAEVQFYYGRHWNDRHCDAYNDWICEIRKGVTPKPHPTQVEPVYNTTKDGWIEYNDTQYFFNTENLPMDEAREFCKKNFGDLVVITAESERKFIWKQISRGSEGQYYIGMTVGLDKSFSWLDGSPVVFTAWDQNEPNFANNDENCVTIYKSMGYWNDINCGVELASICKRTTSFTNTTMAPTTVPKGGCVPEWIAFQGKCYKFIGDSDKKPWQEARTYCINQGGNLASVLSEKEQAFLTTQMLGNPQDIWIGLNDINWEMRFLWTEGRGVSYTNWAKGHPTSVPDGRYSFMEEVFDCVVLVGSSQKQTGMWKVEDCLVSRGFICKRNIDSQIVVPATTESTKTFYKLGNDSFKLVVQKMNWDEAQRQCKADDAEMASILNPITQAFITMQIQKYNGPVWIGLNNNLTEGHFKWVDNWPLSYTKWGEDEPKNNMACVYMDTDAKWKTGDCSNTYSSLCKRSPDIAPSQPPQLPGNCPQPKKRKTWVPFRGYCYAFLNSVVDNWAHATVECLRMGASLVSVEDPLEASFIQKNLELLQDGSKSFWIGMHKSHEGDWMWIDNSVVDYTNWKQGMPKSGEQCVEIQSDSGLWSTNSCNRYKSYICKTAKVITPTEKQPVAAPLVEEAPHGYAGIAVAVVLVIITVVGLGAFLLRKRIPTPVLGECTFDNTLYFNNPIRPTATVDTKGLVANIEQNETA